A single window of Channa argus isolate prfri chromosome 12, Channa argus male v1.0, whole genome shotgun sequence DNA harbors:
- the LOC137137051 gene encoding tryptase gamma-like produces MASLQKDGRHVCGGTLVNEDFVLSSADCFSSSATASDWTVVLGRLKQNGFNPFEVKLNVTDITLINHTGPNAAALHLATPAPLSDSILPICVDTGRNFSVGSTCWVAGWSSGAGGVEQVLQEFQTSVVDCEDTSSDSICTEALTLEQEFSGGPLMCQQDGTWFLAGVLAADKKLTSGPQAVQEKSLVSKGTLVARVFNTAV; encoded by the exons ATGGCGAGTCTACAGAAGGATGGACGTcatgtgtgtggtgggactCTGGTGAACGAGGACTTTGTGCTGAGCAGTGCCGACTGTTTCTCAAG TTCAGCCACAGCATCTGATTGGACCGTGGTCCTGGGTCGTCTGAAACAGAACGGCTTCAACCCCTTTGAGGTGAAACTgaatgtgacagacatcactctGATCAACCACACTGGGCCTAATGCAGCAGCGCTGCATCTGGCGACCCCCGCCCCCCTGTCCGACTCCATCCTGCCCATCTGTGTGGACACCGGACGAAACTTCAGTGTGGGCTCCACGTGCTGGGTTGCAGGCTGGAGCTCCGGGGCAGGAGGGG TGGAACAAGTTCTGCAGGAATTCCAGACCTCTGTGGTGGACTGTGAGGACACATCGAGTGACAGCATTTGTACAGAAGCCTTGACACTGGAGCAG gAGTTTTCTGGAGGTCCGTTGATGTGTCAGCAGGATGGTACTTGGTTCCTGGCAGGAGTGTTAGCAGCTGACAAGAAACTCACCAGTGGACCACAAGCAGTACAAGAGAAGTCTCTTGTCTCAAAAGGCACTTTGGTCGCCCGGGTCTTCAACACAGCTGTGTAG